A portion of the Psilocybe cubensis strain MGC-MH-2018 chromosome 10, whole genome shotgun sequence genome contains these proteins:
- a CDS encoding Cytochrome P450 monooxygenase (Cytochrome P450 monooxygenase ARMGADRAFT_1018417), with amino-acid sequence MLLKQIQFKLDDTHGDSAHLPLVHRLRSGVPLAIPHAAVDDCQYREYTIPKGAPILMNIWGIFHDPDLFERPDEFWPERYLLTPDGTNPGHKKSYTIRLTLPFGSGKRICPGIHLANTNVNVAVMRLIWAFGFSRVDRPATRTTEWNISDEYDDGISLTPKPFK; translated from the exons ATGCTTCTCAAACAAATTCAATTCAAACTCGACGATACGCACGGAGACTCGGCCCATCTCCCTCTG GTACACCGTTTGAGATCAGGCGTACCTCTAGCAATTCCTCACGCTGCGGTGGACGACTGTCAG TATCGTGAATATACTATCCCAAAAGGTGCTCCTATTCTCATGAACATCT GGGGTATATTCCATGATCCAG ACCTATTTGAGCGCCCTGATGAGTTCTGGCCAGAGAGATACTTGCTGACTCCGGATGGTACAAATCCGGGACATAAAAAGAGCTACACGATTCGTTTAACGTTACCCTTTGGTAGCGGGAAG AGGATATGCCCAGGAATTCATCTCGCAAATACAAATGTG AACGTAGCCGTCATGCGGCTCATTTGGGCGTTTGGTTTTTCTCGAGTGGATAGGCCGGCTACAAGAACAACAGAATGGAATATATCAGATGAATATGATGAT GGTATAAGTTTGACTCCAAAACCATTCAAGTGA
- a CDS encoding Guanine nucleotide-binding protein alpha-4 subunit: MGLPTSTTTTTSTTTSDDPLSTLLLPPPNETPLERTARLEAEAAARRVSEMIDEELKVERMERRRRERGVVRVLLLGQSESGKSTTLKNFRMKYARADWDAERASWRAVIQLNVIRSIITIVEALQAEMDGEPEGEGDLQHPVSPAGSSSAGGGGEASGSGVVGGGTGREGGKALSTLLTGKHQVLKMRLGPLRRVETDLKRRLGAGSDEDMGLPLPSPAPAAAAAAAATGDGAATNVLGGATQREFGVTRLQEALQRGQRLARVGSGRATPVGEDGEGEGEMVDDATEILASCLDDMKALWTDDVVRAVLKKRRIRIEDTAGFFLDDLDHIAQRDYSPSDDDVVRARLRTLGVQEYRIRLDDGPTSIFAGGIGGDAGKEWILYDVGGSRTVRHAWLPYFDNVQAIIFLAPVSCFDERLTEDARVNRLEDSFLLWRTVCSSKLLASTTMILFLNKCDLLKRKLKAGVQVRKYLPSYGERANDVNTVVKYLREKFKEQLKEHSPTQRASYFYATSVVDTKATATTIKAVKDSILRDYLKNADFDAVPSCDPGAI; the protein is encoded by the exons ATGGGTCTCCCAacatccaccaccaccaccacctccaccaccacatccGACGACCCCCTAtcaaccctcctcctccccccacCCAACGAGACCCCCCTCGAAAGAACCGCACGATTGGAGGCAGAGGCTGCTGCGCGGAGAGTGAGTGAGATGATTGATGAGGAGTTGAAAGTTGAGAGAATGGAGAGGAGacggagggagaggggggtTGTGAGGGTGCTTTTGTTGGGGCAGAGTGAGagtg GCAAATCGACGACGTTGAAAA ACTTTCGAATGAAATACGCACGCGCAGACTGGGACGCCGAGCGCGCGTCATGGCGCGCTGTGATCCAGCTCAACGTGATCCGCTCGATCATTACGATCGTAGAGGCGCTGCAGGCCGAGATGGACGGGGAGcccgagggcgagggcgatcTGCAGCACCCTGTCAGTCCTGCGGGGAGTAGCAGTGCAGGTGGCGGGGGGGAAGCGAGTGGGAGtggagtggtgggaggagGCACGGGGAGGGAAGGGGGTAAGGCGTTGTCGACGCTGTTGACGGGTAAACACCAGGTGTTGAAGATGCGCCTCGGGCCGCTGCGCCGCGTCGAGACTGATCTGAAGAGGCGGCTTGGCGCGGGGTCGGATGAGGATATGGGGTTGCCCTTGCCATCGCcagcgcctgctgctgctgctgctgctgctgcgacgGGTGATGGCGCAGCGACGAATGTGCTGGGCGGAGCGA CGCAACGCGAGTTTGGAGTTACGCGGCTGCAGGAGGCGTTGCAGCGCGGGCAGCGCTTA GCGAGGGTGGGGAGTGGGCGTGCGACGCCCGTTGgtgaggatggggagggggaaggAGAGATGGTGGATGATGCGACGGAGATTCTGGCGAGTTGTTTGGACGATATGAAGGCGCTGTGGACGGACGATGTTGTGCGTGCCGTGCTCAAAAAGCGGAGGATACGGATCGAAGATACAGCTGGGTT TTTCCTGGACGACCTGGACCACATCGCCCAGCGCGATTACTCGCCGTCAGACGATGACGTCGTCCGCGCACGACTCCGCACGCTCGGCGTGCAAGAGTACCGCATCAGACTGGACGACGGCCCGACTAGCATCTTTGCGGGCGGTATCGGCGGCGACGCAGGTAAAGAGTGGATCTTGTACGACGTAGGTGGATCGCGGACTGTG CGCCACGCGTGGTTGCCGTACTTTGATAATGTCCAAGCTATCATATTCC TGGCGCCCGTATCATGCTTCGACGAGCGCCTGACCGAAGACGCACGCGTCAACCGCCTCGAagactccttcctcctctggcGCACCGTCTGCTCCTCCAAGCTCCTCGCCAGCACGACCATGATCCTCTTCCTGAACAAATGCGATTTGCTAAAGAGGAAGCTGAAAGCGGGTGTGCAGGTGCGCAAGTATCTGCCTAGTTATGGTGAACGTGCGAATGATGTGAATACTGTTGTGAAAT ATttgagagaaaagtttaaaGAGCAGTTGAAGGAACACTCGCCTACACAGCGCGCGAGCTACTTTTACGCTACGTCCGTCGTC GACACAAAAGCTACAGCGACGACTATAAAAGCTG TCAAAGACAGTATATTGCGGGACTACCTCAAAAACGCCGATTTC GATGCCGTTCCCAGTTGTGACCCCGGTGCCATCTGA